A single window of Dermacentor albipictus isolate Rhodes 1998 colony chromosome 1, USDA_Dalb.pri_finalv2, whole genome shotgun sequence DNA harbors:
- the LOC135908783 gene encoding uncharacterized protein: MSHTPRFCALQAFLPLFLLSTTALLPGEPECPSSPIPLTPLCYQPHYPYCTAPLVISAFCASSKSTMTSPTTVDIRRHQCDSFFSGRGTITVNMSHTPRFCALQVCNAFSMYARRSDDRFLLLFPRPRVLRDIAVDCFSMGVLLLCSGDIESNPGPPTRSQSLAELQSLPDEPGEQMKVIFHILKDLQARSVQAAKSQSDMVTDIKAIKASQKNIEIKIGAIEKRLDDLEDKTDSLDQIDHEIATIQTSLHLILDTCSMADCIFLDYSKAFDKVSHKLLLHKLQLMNIDPKLLAWIECFLKNRSQYVSANNLNSHSNPVHSGVPQGSVLGPLLFLIYINDLPSSVSSHIHLFADDCVIFREITSSDDVTALQTDLNAISLWCKTWLMELNITKCKSLRVSRTCNSIPTYSLDHVLLESVSSYKYLGVHITSTLTWSAHITFIINNANRMLGYIRRNFSKAPSSLKLLLYKTLIRPKLEYAASIWDPHHENLIHSLEMVQNNSVRFILSNYNRTASISSMKSSLNLPSLASRRKAFRICLFHKMFHHPHLRSELIPPPRHLSSRLDHAYKVGVPFCRTNAFFQSFIPRTAAEWNRLPALTATIKDYQLFKNALANIV; this comes from the exons ATGTCTCACACTCCGCGCTTTTGCGCATTACAGGcgttcctgccgcttttcctgctGTCAACCACAGCCTTGCTCCCTGGTGAACCCGAATGCCCTTCCAGCCCGATACCACTGACGCCGCTCTGCTATCAACCGCACTACCCCTACTGTACTGCTCCGCTCGTCATCTCCGCCTTCTGCGCATCATCCAAGTCTACGATGACGtcaccaaccacagtcgatataaGAAGGCACCAGTGCGACagtttcttcagtgggcgcgggacCATCACTGTCAACATGTCTCACACTCCGCGCTTTTGCGCATTACAGGTGTGTAACGCTTTTTCCATGTATGCCAGAAGGAGCGACGACCGTTTCCTATTATTGTTCCCGCGCCCACGAGTGCTCCGTGATATTGCTGTTGATTGTTTTTCAATGGGTGTTTTATTACTATGCTCTGGAGATATCGAGTCGAACCCAGGTCCCCCGACTCGTTCTCAGTCCCTGGCTGAACTGCAGTCCTTGCCTGACGAGCCAGGCGAACAGATGAAAGTCATATTTCATATTCTAAAAGATCTTCAGGCTCGATCCGTGCAAGCTGCAAAAAGCCAGTCCGATATGGTCACTGACATTAAAGCCATCAAAGCCAGTCAAAAAAATATCGAAATCAAAATTGGCGCCATCGAAAAAAGACTAGATGACCTAGAAGATAAAACGGACTCACTTGACCAAATTGATCACGAAATAGCCACCATCCAGACCTCG CTACACCTAATTCTTGATACTTGTTCAATGGCGGATTGCATTTTCCTAGActactccaaagctttcgataaagtgtctCACAAACTGCTACTTCACAAACTACAGCTCATGAACATTGACCCCAAACTTCTTGCTTGGATTGAGTGTTTCCTTAAAAACCGCTCGCAATACGTGTCAGCTAATAATCTTAACTCCCACTCAAACCCTGTCcattccggcgtcccacaaggctctgtcctcgggcctcttctttttctaatctacatcaacgacttgccttcttctgtttcctctcatatccatttatttgcggatgactgcgtaatcttcagagaaataacaagcagtgacgatgtaaccgctcttcagactgacctgaacgctatttcattgtggtgtaaaacatggctaatggaacttaacatcacaaaatgtaaatctcttcgtgtatcaagaacttgcaacagtatccccacttattccttggatcatgtcctcttagaatcggtaagctcatacaagtaccttggtgtacacatcacttccactctcacttggtctgcacatatcacattcataattaacaatgctaatcgtatgctcGGTTACATCCGCCGCAACTTTTCTAAAGCGCCATCATCCCTCAAACTACTGTTGTACAAAACATtaatacgtccgaaactagagtacgccgcatccatctgggaccctcatcatgaaaacctaatacattcactagaaatggtccaaaataactcggttcgcttcattctttccaactataacaggaccgctagcatatcttcaatgaaatcaagccttaatctaccatccctagcctcacgtcgcaaagcgtttcgtatctgtctgttccataagatgtttcatcatccacacctgcgtagcgaattaatccctcccccacgtcacctatcatctcgattagatcatgcctacaaggtcggtgttccattttgtagaactaacgctttcttccagtcatttatacctcgtacagcagcagagtggaatcgccttcccgcactgacagccaccatcaaagattaccagcttttcaagaacgccttagctaatattgtatga